A single window of Psychrobacter raelei DNA harbors:
- the bioA gene encoding adenosylmethionine--8-amino-7-oxononanoate transaminase produces the protein MHNNNFNLFNQHFDDFDQRHLWHPYASLPPSYPNVVIDKADGVYLYTKSGEQLIDGMSSWWAATHGYNHPKLNAALTAQLSNMAHIMFGGLTHQPAIDLGKKLLSIVPNGLDAIFYADSGSIAVEVALKMALQYQLSQNKPERNQIATTRSGYYGDTWHAMSICDPINGMHSIYGKQLPIQLFTDTPEAGYDTALTPCIKESLCTFFEQNQHKMAAFIIEPVVQGAGGMRVYSPEYLQILRKLCDEYQVLLIADEIATGFGRTGKMFACQHANISPDIMTVGKALTGGYMTFAATLCQRFVADSIANSEYSALMHGPTFMGNPLACSVSLASLELIIEGDYAKRARHIEQLLRQYLKPLATNHKVADVRILGAIGVIELYDTVDMPRFQALLIKHKVWIRPFGKLVYIMPPIIMTDEELALLCERLTQVLAEYWS, from the coding sequence ATGCACAATAATAATTTTAATCTATTTAATCAGCACTTCGATGACTTTGACCAGCGCCATCTGTGGCATCCATACGCAAGTCTGCCGCCATCATATCCTAATGTGGTCATAGATAAAGCTGACGGCGTTTATCTGTATACCAAGTCTGGTGAGCAGCTTATCGATGGAATGTCATCTTGGTGGGCAGCCACGCACGGATACAATCATCCGAAATTAAACGCAGCGCTTACAGCTCAGTTGTCTAATATGGCCCACATCATGTTTGGCGGCTTAACCCATCAACCGGCCATAGATTTGGGTAAAAAATTACTATCAATCGTTCCTAATGGCTTAGATGCCATATTTTATGCCGACAGCGGCAGCATTGCTGTCGAAGTTGCCTTAAAGATGGCGCTACAATATCAATTGTCTCAGAATAAGCCTGAGCGCAATCAGATAGCAACCACTCGATCCGGCTATTATGGTGATACCTGGCATGCCATGAGCATCTGTGACCCTATAAATGGGATGCACAGTATCTATGGGAAACAGCTGCCGATACAGCTGTTCACGGACACGCCAGAAGCCGGTTACGACACTGCCTTAACACCCTGTATAAAAGAAAGCTTGTGTACATTTTTTGAACAAAATCAGCATAAAATGGCCGCTTTTATCATTGAGCCTGTGGTACAAGGCGCCGGTGGTATGCGGGTTTATAGCCCTGAATATCTCCAAATTTTGCGTAAACTGTGTGATGAGTATCAGGTGTTATTAATTGCCGATGAGATAGCAACAGGCTTTGGCCGTACTGGCAAGATGTTCGCCTGCCAGCATGCCAATATATCACCTGATATTATGACTGTGGGCAAAGCATTAACTGGCGGTTATATGACCTTTGCGGCGACCTTATGCCAACGTTTTGTAGCAGACAGTATTGCCAATAGTGAGTATTCGGCGTTAATGCACGGGCCGACTTTCATGGGTAATCCCCTCGCCTGCTCTGTATCATTGGCTTCTTTAGAGCTGATTATTGAAGGTGATTATGCCAAACGTGCCCGCCATATTGAGCAGCTGTTACGGCAATATCTAAAACCGTTGGCCACCAATCATAAGGTCGCTGATGTACGCATATTAGGTGCGATTGGCGTTATAGAGCTGTATGACACCGTTGATATGCCGCGGTTTCAAGCACTGCTTATCAAGCACAAAGTCTGGATTAGACCCTTTGGTAAGCTTGTGTATATTATGCCGCCGATAATTATGACCGATGAAGAATTGGCTCTATTATGTGAGCGGCTAACCCAAGTCTTGGCGGAGTATTGGTCATGA